AGGCCGGGCGGGCGTCGGTGTGATTCGGGTCCGGGTTCGGCACCGGATCGGCCACGCGCTCGGACTGCACCTGTGTCGGGCCCGGGTCCGGCTTGTCGATCTGCAGTTCCTTGACCTCGGCCTTGAAGATCCGCATCGACTTGCCGAGCGAACGCGCGGCGTCCGGCAACCGCTTGGCCCCGAAGAGCAGGACGATCACGACAATGAGAATTGCCCAGTGCCACGGACTAAGAGCACCCACTTTGGTTACCTCCAGACGTTGGCTCGATGCTACCCCGCCTCGGCGTAGGCGCCCAGCGCGGCGTGTGCTGCCCGGCGGACCCGCTCGGCCAGTTCGACGGGTTCGATCACGCTGACTTCCGCGCCGAAGCCCAGCACCAATCGTGCCATCCATTCGTCGGATGCGTAGGTCATGGCGGCCTCGAAATGCCCGTCGGGCAACTCGCGCAGCACCCGCATCGGGTAGTACTCCAGCGCCCACGTCGCCTCGGGCGAGATCCGCAGCGTGGCGGACGGCAGCGCGGGGTCCGCGTCGAACAGCGAGGTGTCGGTGCTGCCCTGGACGGCCGGTTCCGGCGGGGCCGACGGTTCGTCCAGCACGGCGGCGTCCACGATCCGGTCGAAGCGGAACAGCCGCACCCCTTCGGCCTCGCGGGACCAGGCTTCGAGGTAGCTGTGATCACCCACCAGCACCACGCGGATCGGGTCGACGACCCGCTCGGTCAGGGTGTCCCGGGAGGCCGAGTAGTACTCGAGACGCAGCGCGTGGCCGGTGCGCACGGCTTCGCGGACCGCCGCGGTGGCCTGGTTCTCGGCCGGCGCCCGTTCCGGTTCGGCGCTGACGGTTCCGGTGGGGTGCACCGCGCCGGCGGCCGATTCGATCTTGGCGATCGCGCTGCGGGCCGCCTCCGGATCCACCACGCCGGGCACATCGGCCAGGGCGCGCAGCGCCATCAGCAGGCCGGTGGCCTCCGGGGAGGTCAATCGCAACGGCTCGTCGATGCCCGCGGAGAACGTCACATTGATGGTGTCGCCGGAGAACTCGAAGTCGATCAGGTCCCCGGGGCCGTAGCCCGGCAACCCACACATCCACAGCTGGTCCAGATCCTGCTCCAGCTGCTTGCGGGTGACACCGAGGTCGGCGGCCGCCTCGTCGTAGGTGATCCGCGGGTTGGCCTTCAGGTACGGGACCATGTTGAGCAGCCGGACCAGCCGTGCCGACACCGAAGAACTCATCGGATCTCTCCCGCCGCCGCGCGCAGCCGCGCCAGCACCTCGTCGCGCAGCGTCGCGGGTTCCAGCACCACCGCGTCGGCGCCGTGGCCGGCGATCTCCCGCACCAGGCCGCCGTACGGGCCGGTGTCCAGCTCGATGACCTCGCCGTCGCGGCCGCCCAGCGTCATCGTGCCGGTGGCGGTGCCGGCCCGGCGCAGCGAGGTGGCGCGTCCGTCGGCCACCCAGACCCGCGCCTGCACCCCGCCGGGCGCTTCGCCGACGGCCTTGGCGACCACGGCGCGCAGGTCCACGCCCTCGGGGGGCCGCACCGCGTTGGCCGGCCCCACCGCGGCGACCTCGGTGCCCATCCGCGAGAGCCGGAAGGTCCGGGTGTCGTTTCGGTCGCGGTCGTGTCCCACCAGATACCAGCGGCCGTTGTGGGTGACCACCCCCCACGGTTCGACGGTGCGCTTGGTGAACGGGGCGGTGCGCGACGAGCGGTGGTCGAACTCGACGACCCGGCCGGCGTTGATGGCCGCCAGCAGCACCGGCAGCACGCCCTCCGAGCCGCGCAGGCCGGGGAAACCGGTCGGTGCGCTCAGCGGCACGCCCGCGTCGGGTTCGACGTCCACTCCGCCGGCGCGCAGTTTGAGCAGCGCCCCCTGGGTGGCGGTGACCAACTCCGGGGACTGCCACAGCTGGGTGGCGACGGCGACGACGGCGGCCTCGTCGGCGGTGAGCTCGATGTCCGGCAGCGCGTAGGCCTCGCGGTTGATCCGGTAGCCCTCGGTGGGATCCAGCGAGGACACCCGGCCGGTCTCCAGCGGGATGCCGAGGTCGCGCAACTCGTTCTTGTCGCGCTCGAACATGCGGGAGAACGCGTCGTCGCTGGGGCTGTCGCCGTATCCGGCGACACTGTTGCGGATTCGCTCGGCGGTGATGTAGCCGTGCGTGGACAGCAGGGCGATGACGAGGTTCATCAACCGTTCGACTTTGGCGGTCGTCACGTTGTCAGTCCACGCCCCTACATCGACGCTATGAGTCGCTTGACCCGCTCGTCGACGGCGCGGAACGGGTCCTTGCACAGCACCGTGCGCTGCGCCTGATCGTTGAGCTTGAGGTGCACCCAGTCGACGGTGAAGTCCCGGCCGGCCTCTTGGGCCGCCGCGATGAACTCGCCGCGCAACTTGGCCCGGGTGGTCTGCGGCGGGGTGTTGACAGCCTCGTCGATCTCCTCGTCGGTGGTGATCCGGGCGGCCAGCCCCTTGCGTTGCAGCAGGTCGAACACGCCGCGGCCGCGCTTGATGTCGTGGTAGGCCAGATCGAGCTGCGCGATCTTGGGGTCGGACAGCTCCATGTCGTAGCGGTCCTGGTAGCGCTGGAACAGCTTGCGCTTGATCACCCAGTCGATCTCGGTGTCGACCTTGGCGAAGTCCTGGCTCTCCACCGCGTCGAGCTGCCGGCCCCACAGGTCGACGACCTGCTGCAGCTGGGTGTTGGGTTCGCGGTTCTGCAGATGCTCGACCGCACGGGCGTAGTACTCCCGCTGGATGTCCAGGGCGCTGGCCTGTCGACCGCCGGCCAGCCGAACCGGCCGCCGCCCGGTGAGGTCGTGGCTGACCTCCCGGATGGCCCGGATCGGGTTGTCCAGGGAGAAATCGCGGAACGGGACCCCGGCCTCGATCATCTCGAGCACCAGCGCCGCGCTGCCGACCTTGAGCATGGTGGTCGACTCGCACATGTTCGAGTCGCCCACGATGACGTGCAGGCGACGGTACTTCTCGGCGTCGGCGTGCGGCTCGTCGCGGGTGTTGATGATCGGCCGGCTACGGGTGGTCGCGCTCGAGACGCCCTCCCAGATGTGCTCGGCGCGCTGGGACAGGCAGAACGTGGCGGCCTTGGGGGTCTGTAGCACCTTGCCGGCCCCGCAGATCAGCTGCCGGGTGACCAGGAAGGGCAGCAGCACGTCGGAGATCCGGGAGAACTCGCCGGCCCGCACAATCAGGTAGTTCTCGTGGCAGCCGTAGGAGTTGCCCGCCGAGTCGGTGTTGTTCTTGAACAGGTAGATGTCGCCGCCGATGCCCTCGTCGGCCAGCCGCTGTTCGGCGTCGATCAGCAGGTCCTCGAGCACCCGCTCACCCGCGCGGTCATGGGTGACCAGCTGGATCAGGCTGTCGCACTCGGCGGTGGCGTACTCCGGGTGGCTGCCCACGTCGAGGTACAGGCGCGCGCCGTTGCGCAAGAAAACGTTGGAGCTGCGGCCCCACGACACCACCCGGCGGAACAGGTACCGGGCCACCTCGTCCGGTGACAGCCGCCGATGGCCGTGGAACGTGCAGGTGACACCGAATTCGGTCTCGATCCCCATGATTCGTCGCTGCACGATGTCGAGCTTACGGGGTACCACCGCGCAACGGTGCGGAAGAATCGCCGCGGCCGCGTCCCGGCCTGAATTGACAACCCCACCAGCGCGCCCGTGCCCCTGTGCATCGCCGTGCCCGCGCCGCGGGGAGTGCGCGCCAGCATGCGTCCATGGATCCCACCCCACTGTCGCTCGATCCGGACCGTGTCCGCACCGCCGCGCGCGGTGTGCGCGCCGCAGCCGAGGAACTTGGTCTGTCCCGGGGCTCCGACCGCCCCGACGACCTCCGCGACGCCCTGCCGGGGTCGGCGCTCGAGGAGCTGGTGCCCGTGGCCGCGGCCGACCCGTCGGCCCTGGTCGCCGCGTTGCTGCGGTGGGCCCGCACCGCCGTCGCGGCGGCCGACGGGTACTCCGACGCCGACGCGGCGGTGGCGGCGCGCCTGCGGAGATGACGTCGCGGCTGACCGTCAGCCAGGTCGAGGGCTGGCGACCGGAGGCCCTGCTCGGTGTCGCAGACGACTGGGACGGCCTGGCCCGACGGCTGCGGTCCGTGGCCGAGGAGTTGCGTCGGCTGGACCGTGGCATCTGGGCGGGCGGAGGCGCGGATCGCGGGTGGGCGGCCGCGGCCGGACTCGAATCCGAGGCGTCGAGGCGGGCGGCGACGCTGGCCGCGGCCGCGGCCCGGGCCCGCCGCGGGGCCACCGTGCTCGCCGCGGCCCAGTCCGACGTCCTCGCAGTGCTGGCGGTGATCCGCGGTGCCGGCCACCAGGTTGCCGACGACGGCGCCGTCACCGGCGGCAGCGGCCCGACCGACGAACTGACCGCCCGGGTGCGCCATGGGCTGGCGTCGGTCGCCGCGGCGGACCGCGAGATCGCCGACCAGATCGCCCGCACGTTCGCCGCGTCGCCGCCCGCATCGGGCGCGGCGCCCGCGACGGTGCCGGCGGCCGCCGACGTCGTCGCCGGCTGGCCCACGATGAGCCAGGATCGCATCGCCGAGCAGATCCGGGCGATGAGCCCCGAAGAACGCCGAGGGTTGCTCGAGGCCGCACCCCGTGAGGTGGGCAACACCGACGGTGTGCCCTGGGACCTGCGGTTCGCTGCCAACCGGCTCAACATCGCCGAAGCCATTGCCGCGCAGCGGGATATCCTCGCCCGGTCCGACGACGACAAGATCCGGGCCGCGCTGGCCGCCGGCTTCGGCCTGGGCACCGGGATCGGCGGCTGGGGCGGACGGGGCGGCGTCGAACGCGTGCGCGCGGCGGCGTTCCTCGACCCCGGCTGGCGCGCGGCGGCGATCGCCATGCACGACCGCGACCCGCAGCGCCGCATCGAGTTCTACCGCGGCCTGCTCGCCGACGTCGCCGACCCCACGGGGCGCTCCCCGCAGACGCGGCCGCGGCAGATCCTCGCCTTCGACCCCGCCCGGTCCTCGCTGATCGAACTGCACGGCGATCTGCGCAGCGCGGGCAGCCTCGGAGTGCTGGTGCCGGGGACGAACACCACGGTCCTCGAGTCGGGGGCCAACGTGCGCACCGCACGACGCTTCGTGGCCGCCGGCCGCGGCGAGGTCGCGATGATCACCTACCTCGGAGGTCCCTTTCCCACCGGCCCGGACACCGTCGCCGGCCTGCTGCAGGCGACCGACCCGAGCTACGCACTGCAGATGGCGCCGCGGCTGGTGGCGTTCAGCGAGGATGTCGATCGTACGGTCGACGGGACCGGTCGCCAGATCCCGGTGACCTACCTGGGACATTCCTACGGCGGGTCGATCCTCGGCACTGCCGAACGGTTGGGGCTCACCGCGGATCGGACGGTCTACGTGGCGGCGGCCGGTGCCGGTGTCGGCGTCTTCGACGAAAAGGACTGGAACAACCGCAATCCCGATGTGCAGCGGTATTCGATGACGGCGCCCGGCGACCCTATCGCCTGGGTGCAGGGCCTGCCGTACGGCCCGCACGGCGCCGACCCCGACGAGATGTCGGGCGTGTGGCGGCTCGACACCGGCCGGCGCCTCGACGGCTCGGTCATGTCGGGTCCGGACGCCCACAGCGACGTGGTCAACGAGCCCTCGGATGCCTGGCGCAACCTACTCGCCGTGATCACCGGCGAACCGCTTCGGCGGTGAGACCCGACTACACCAGTTCCAGCTCTTCGACGGCGGCCCGGCTGCGGGCCGGGTCGGAGCCCGGAACGTAGCTCGGCGAGGTGACCTCACCGACCACGCCGCCCGCGACCCGCCGCTGCGCCTGCCGGAATTCGGGCAGCGGACCCATGGCCAGGTGCAGGCCGTTGATGACCGTCCACACCGAGGCCTGCCGCAGCGCTCGCTCGATCGGATTGGGGCGCTTGTACATCACCATGGCCGCGGCCCAACTGGGCAGCGTGTCGCGGATGGCCCAGTCGATGAACTCCCCGCCGGGCGGACCCGGATACTTCGGATCGGCCAGATTCGGCCCGGTGGTGGCGGCGGTCCCGTAGGTGATCGCGAGCTTGGGCAGATAGGAGTGCAGACAGTCGAGGGTTTCGGCCTTGGTCTCGGGCAGATCGGTGCCGCCGAGCGCGTGACCGACCTTGACGAACTCGCGGTAGTAGCGATCGATCTTCTTGCCCCGCAACGGATTCGGGTGGTAATACTCGTGTGCGGTGGCGATCCCCCAGGCCACGGTCGCGTAGTTCCAGCGCAACCACTCTGGGTCGTCGGCGTCGTAGGGCAGGCCGTCGGGGCGCACCCCCTTGACGGTGTGGTGCATGGCCCGCACGGTGTTGGCCAGCCGCTCGGCGGTCGCGGTGGAGCCGTAGGCGGTGCCGATGAAGAAGGACACCGAATGCGCCAATCGCACGGTGGCACCCTCCGGGTTGATGCGCAGGTCCAGCAGGTCACCGTCGGGACGTTCGACGATTCGGGAGTGGTCGACCCCCATCCAGAAGATGCTGGGGTCGAAGCGTTCGATGTAGGCCGCGCACTGCAGTCCGAACACCAACGCCGGCATGTGCGAGTGGACGTGCCAGACGGCGCTGCCGGGCCCGAACCAACCCGGATCGCCCTCCGGGCCGGCGAATTCGAGGCCGCGGAAGTACCGGCTCCGGATCTCGTCGTCGTAGAACCCGGCGATCTTGGACTGCAGCACTTGATGCGGGAGTTGCATGGCGTCACCCTACAAGTCTGGATACGGGTGTGTCCAGACTTCGATGGCACTAGGCTGACCGCGTGTCCAGCCCCACCAGGTGGGCGGGTGTCCCGCTGACCGACCGCCGCATCGAGCGCCGCGCGCTGTTGATCGCGGCCGCGTTCGCGCTGTTCGGCGAGGGCGGTGAGGTGGCGGTGTCGGTGCGCTCGGTGTGCCGCGAGTCCGCGCTGAACACGCGCTATTTTTACGAGAGCTTCACCGACACCGACGAACTGCTGGGTGCGGTCTACGACAAGGTCGCCGACGAGATGAACGAAGCGGTGGCCGCCGCCATCGACGCGGTCGACGGCACCGACGTCGACCGCATGCGCGCGGGCGTCCGGGCCGTGCTGGGCTTCAGCTCGGCCGACCCCCGCCGGGGGCGGGTGCTCTTCACCGAGGCGCGGGCCAACCCGGTGTTGACCGCGCGGCGCCAGATCGCCCAGGAGACCCTGCGACAGATGGTGCGCAGCCAGCGTGAGCATGCCCACCCGGGCGGCGACGACACCGCGACCCTGGTCGCGGCCGCCATGTTCACCGGAGCCATGGCGGAGCTGGCGCAACAGTGGCTCTCGGGCGGCCTCGGCGACGATCTGGACGCCGTGGTCGATCACGCCGTCCGATTTGTGCTGCTGACCTCCTGAGCCCGCGCATCGGCGCTACGCTGCGAAGGTGCCGAAAAGGCAGACCTCGCCGGCGTCGGTCCTGGCCAATGGCCGGGTGCCGCGGGAGAACCCGTGCGTGTCGGTGCGCAACGAACACTATGTCGACCGGGTGTCGCGCCAGATCCGTGTGCTCGAGGTCGCCGCGCTGATCGCGGCACTGGTCAGCGCCGCCTTCGGGATCTGGGGGCTGGTCGGCGGCTTCGGGTCCCAGCAGGTGGCGATCGTCAACCTGGTCTCGGCCGCGCTGTTCCTGGTCATCCCGCTGCTCGGCAAGTACTCGGATCTGCTGGCGGCGCTGTGTTTCATCGCCGTCGCCTACGCCTCGGTGTTCGTCCAGTGTTGGGCCATCGGCACCGGCTCGGGGCTGCAGTTCTACCTTCTGGTTGCCGCCTCCATCCTGGTGCTGGTGCTGGGTATCGAGCGCATTGCGTTGGCCGGGGCGCTGGCCGCGCTCGGGGTCGCCCTGGCCGTCGTGCTGGAACTCAACGTTCCCAACAGCACTGGCGTGCAACCGGATTGGGCCATGACGGTAGGCTTCGTCGCCTCGCTCGGCTCGGCGTCGCTGATGGCGGTGGCCACGGTGTGGTTCGCGTTGCGCGAGATCCGCCGCGCGGAGCTGGCCATGGAGTTGGAGTACCAGCGTTCCGAGACCCTGCTGGGCAACATCCTGCCGACCAGCATCGCCGAACGCCTCAAGGATCCCGACCACGAGATGATCGCGGACGCCTATGACGACGCGTCGATCCTGTTCGCCGACATCGCCGGGTTCACCCGACGTGCCAGCGAGACGAAGCCGTGCGACCTGGTGAAGTTCCTCGACCGCCTCTACACGGAATTCGACCGGCTGGTGGATCGGCACGGTCTGGAGAAGATCAAGACCACCGGGGATTCCTACATGGTGGTCAGCGGGGTGCCCGAACCGCGTGCCGACCACCTGCAGGCGCTGGCGGCGCTGGCCCTGGACATGGCGACCGTGGTGCGCGAACTGCGTGACCCCGCGGGGCGCCCGGTGCCCATCCGGATCGGGTTGGCGGCCGGACCCGTGGTGGCCGGCGTGGTGGGCGAACGACGGTTCTTCTACGACGTGTGGGGAGACGCCGTCAACGTGGCCGCCCGGATGGAATCGACCGATCAGGAGGGCCGCATCCAGGTGCCCGACGCGGTCTATCAGCGCCTGCGCGACGATTTCGTCCTCGAGGAGCGCGGCGACGTCGACATCAAGGGCAAGGGCCTGATGCACACCTGGTACCTGCGGGGCCGCCGCGGGGGTCCGGACGGCGATCGACCCGCCCGGTCCGGGACCGGGCGGGTCGAGTCCTCACCTGCTCGTTAGACCTTGCGGTTCTCCGACTTGATCAGCCAGGCCAGCTTCTCGAGGCCCTCGATCTGCGCATGCAGGATGTCGGCGGTCGTGGGGTCCTCGGCGTCGATGGCGTCGTGCACGGAGCGCATGGTGTCCACGGCCGCCTGGATGGAGGTCGTGATCATGTCCACCACCTCGGCGGTGTTCTGCTCATGCGGCGGGAACGCCGGCAGGGAGGTGGTCGCGGCCACGGTGTCGGTGCGGCCGTCCGGCACCGCCCACAGCGCCCGCATCCGTTCGGCGACGGTGTCGCTGCCCTCGCGGGCGAAGTCCACCAGCTCGTCCAGCTGTAGGTGCAGGTCGCGGAAGTTGGTGCCGACGACGTTCCAGTGCGCCTGCTTGCCCTGCAGTTGCAGCTCGATCAGGTCGACGACGACGCGCTGCAGATTGTCGATGAATTTCTGCGACGGGGCGAATCCAACAATGTCGCCGGCGTCGCGTCGCTTGTTGCCAACGGTAGCTACCGCAGTCATTTGATTTCTCCCTCTTTTCATTTGCCGGTAAATTCAGGGGTGTTCAGAAGTCCCGGGCGAGCGAATAACGGATTCTGCCGTTCACTCATTCCACCTGCGCAATAACTCGCTGAAACACATTCTCTGGGTACAACTGTTTACCGCTGGCAATGATTCCGAAACAATCTGTCACCTTCATCACGGTAGGTAAGGCAAGCCTTCGTTAATTGAGGCTATTCTTTGGAGTCGATTTGTGTTTTCGCCATTGTTGACGCATTTTCCTCGCCATTCGCAGGCCCGCGGTCGACGGCCGCGAGGCTGCGCGCATAGTTGGCGCCCATTCCCAACAACACCAGGCCCACGACGATGAACGCCGCGACCCGGAACATCCCGTCGAGCGTCCCGAGATCGAACAGGAACAGCTTGGCGGTGGCCGCCGCGGTCAACCCCAGCCCGCCCGCCAGTGGCACCGTGCGCGCATCCCCGCCGGGCCGCCGGCGGGCCAGGACGAAGAGCGCCGCGGCGGCCGCGATCCAGCAGATGGTGGCAACCATGTGGCCGGCGAGGAACCCGCCGTCGCCGCCGAACAAGACGCCGGCGGTGACCGTGAACATCGTGACCGCGTACAGCGCCACCACGGCGGCGCCGGCCCAGACCAACCGGACGGTGTCGACGTCCAGGCGGGCGCCACGGGTCCACGTCCAGGCGATCACCAGCGCCGTGGCGACCAGCAGCACGCTGGAGACCAGCGTCGACACCGCGCCGGCGGCGCGGGGTTCGACGGCGGACAGCAACGTCTCGGGTGGGGCGAACGCGAGATACAGCATGGCGCCGATGGTCGCGAAACCCGCTGCGACCCAACGCGCTACGACGCTGCGCCGCCCGGCGACACCGACCACCAGCGAGAGCCCCAACAGCACCGGTCCCTCGACGTACCCCGCAAACGCCACCGTCACGGCGATCAGCGCGGCGACCGCCGACAGCGCCGAGAAGATTGCGGCCACGGCGCCGTCGACGCCCGGCAGCCTGCGCGGCCGCGCGACGATGGCCAGGAGGCCGGCCGCCAGCGCCGCGGCGATCACCGCGCCCAGCACGCGTGGCACCGCCGTGGCGGCCACCAGGGCGGGGAGCGTGCCGAACACGGTCAACAGCGCCATCGCGACCCGACGACTCGAGTGCGGCAGCAACAGCAGGGCGCCCACCACGGCCAGCAGCGCGGCGATCGCGCACGCGCCGCCCAACAGCCACGGGTCCTCGCCAAAGCGGAGCGCACCGGCGACCGCGGCGATGAACAGCGCGAACAGCAGAGGCAGCGTGACCGCGGCGGTGCGCGCGGCGTGCATCCAGACCCAGTCCTTACCGATCTGCACCGGCAGCGTCGCGGCCGACAGCGCGATCATGAATCCGAGCAGCAGCAACGAGATCCCGTCGGCGACGACGGGCGCCAGGATGGTCAGCGGCACCAGCACCAGCAACCCGAGTTGCTGCGAATCCCAACGCCGGGCCAGGGTCAGGCCGGCTCCGGCGATCAGGGCCGCGAGCAGCAGTCCGGCGACGCCGGGCAGCCACTCGTAGATGGCGGTGACGGCGACGATGTCCATGTAGGCCGCCGCGATGCCGGTGGCGGCCAGCGCGACCGCGCCGACCTGCCCGCCCGGGCGCCGGTTCATCCGCATGCCCACCGCGGTCAGGCCCCCGGCCAGCACGGCGCCGGCGGCGACCCGCAGTTCCGGCCGCAGGATCCC
This DNA window, taken from Mycolicibacterium sp. MU0050, encodes the following:
- a CDS encoding YafY family protein, with protein sequence MSSSVSARLVRLLNMVPYLKANPRITYDEAAADLGVTRKQLEQDLDQLWMCGLPGYGPGDLIDFEFSGDTINVTFSAGIDEPLRLTSPEATGLLMALRALADVPGVVDPEAARSAIAKIESAAGAVHPTGTVSAEPERAPAENQATAAVREAVRTGHALRLEYYSASRDTLTERVVDPIRVVLVGDHSYLEAWSREAEGVRLFRFDRIVDAAVLDEPSAPPEPAVQGSTDTSLFDADPALPSATLRISPEATWALEYYPMRVLRELPDGHFEAAMTYASDEWMARLVLGFGAEVSVIEPVELAERVRRAAHAALGAYAEAG
- a CDS encoding Dps family protein — translated: MTAVATVGNKRRDAGDIVGFAPSQKFIDNLQRVVVDLIELQLQGKQAHWNVVGTNFRDLHLQLDELVDFAREGSDTVAERMRALWAVPDGRTDTVAATTSLPAFPPHEQNTAEVVDMITTSIQAAVDTMRSVHDAIDAEDPTTADILHAQIEGLEKLAWLIKSENRKV
- a CDS encoding adenylate/guanylate cyclase domain-containing protein, which produces MPKRQTSPASVLANGRVPRENPCVSVRNEHYVDRVSRQIRVLEVAALIAALVSAAFGIWGLVGGFGSQQVAIVNLVSAALFLVIPLLGKYSDLLAALCFIAVAYASVFVQCWAIGTGSGLQFYLLVAASILVLVLGIERIALAGALAALGVALAVVLELNVPNSTGVQPDWAMTVGFVASLGSASLMAVATVWFALREIRRAELAMELEYQRSETLLGNILPTSIAERLKDPDHEMIADAYDDASILFADIAGFTRRASETKPCDLVKFLDRLYTEFDRLVDRHGLEKIKTTGDSYMVVSGVPEPRADHLQALAALALDMATVVRELRDPAGRPVPIRIGLAAGPVVAGVVGERRFFYDVWGDAVNVAARMESTDQEGRIQVPDAVYQRLRDDFVLEERGDVDIKGKGLMHTWYLRGRRGGPDGDRPARSGTGRVESSPAR
- a CDS encoding TetR/AcrR family transcriptional regulator; this translates as MSSPTRWAGVPLTDRRIERRALLIAAAFALFGEGGEVAVSVRSVCRESALNTRYFYESFTDTDELLGAVYDKVADEMNEAVAAAIDAVDGTDVDRMRAGVRAVLGFSSADPRRGRVLFTEARANPVLTARRQIAQETLRQMVRSQREHAHPGGDDTATLVAAAMFTGAMAELAQQWLSGGLGDDLDAVVDHAVRFVLLTS
- a CDS encoding oxygenase MpaB family protein — its product is MQLPHQVLQSKIAGFYDDEIRSRYFRGLEFAGPEGDPGWFGPGSAVWHVHSHMPALVFGLQCAAYIERFDPSIFWMGVDHSRIVERPDGDLLDLRINPEGATVRLAHSVSFFIGTAYGSTATAERLANTVRAMHHTVKGVRPDGLPYDADDPEWLRWNYATVAWGIATAHEYYHPNPLRGKKIDRYYREFVKVGHALGGTDLPETKAETLDCLHSYLPKLAITYGTAATTGPNLADPKYPGPPGGEFIDWAIRDTLPSWAAAMVMYKRPNPIERALRQASVWTVINGLHLAMGPLPEFRQAQRRVAGGVVGEVTSPSYVPGSDPARSRAAVEELELV
- a CDS encoding alpha/beta hydrolase — protein: MTSRLTVSQVEGWRPEALLGVADDWDGLARRLRSVAEELRRLDRGIWAGGGADRGWAAAAGLESEASRRAATLAAAAARARRGATVLAAAQSDVLAVLAVIRGAGHQVADDGAVTGGSGPTDELTARVRHGLASVAAADREIADQIARTFAASPPASGAAPATVPAAADVVAGWPTMSQDRIAEQIRAMSPEERRGLLEAAPREVGNTDGVPWDLRFAANRLNIAEAIAAQRDILARSDDDKIRAALAAGFGLGTGIGGWGGRGGVERVRAAAFLDPGWRAAAIAMHDRDPQRRIEFYRGLLADVADPTGRSPQTRPRQILAFDPARSSLIELHGDLRSAGSLGVLVPGTNTTVLESGANVRTARRFVAAGRGEVAMITYLGGPFPTGPDTVAGLLQATDPSYALQMAPRLVAFSEDVDRTVDGTGRQIPVTYLGHSYGGSILGTAERLGLTADRTVYVAAAGAGVGVFDEKDWNNRNPDVQRYSMTAPGDPIAWVQGLPYGPHGADPDEMSGVWRLDTGRRLDGSVMSGPDAHSDVVNEPSDAWRNLLAVITGEPLRR
- a CDS encoding DUF2339 domain-containing protein; the encoded protein is MTAPHQVALQRLSDEFQQMSQQMARVAGQFSELQRTLAPPAPMNPPAPPPLPHPYPYPGPVAAPVATPPRPVPAPPSPPSVQLPPPPPPSFPPVAPRPTLSARLGTDDGQGWIGKLLAVAGVAVTLIGVVLLLVLAAQAGILRPELRVAAGAVLAGGLTAVGMRMNRRPGGQVGAVALAATGIAAAYMDIVAVTAIYEWLPGVAGLLLAALIAGAGLTLARRWDSQQLGLLVLVPLTILAPVVADGISLLLLGFMIALSAATLPVQIGKDWVWMHAARTAAVTLPLLFALFIAAVAGALRFGEDPWLLGGACAIAALLAVVGALLLLPHSSRRVAMALLTVFGTLPALVAATAVPRVLGAVIAAALAAGLLAIVARPRRLPGVDGAVAAIFSALSAVAALIAVTVAFAGYVEGPVLLGLSLVVGVAGRRSVVARWVAAGFATIGAMLYLAFAPPETLLSAVEPRAAGAVSTLVSSVLLVATALVIAWTWTRGARLDVDTVRLVWAGAAVVALYAVTMFTVTAGVLFGGDGGFLAGHMVATICWIAAAAALFVLARRRPGGDARTVPLAGGLGLTAAATAKLFLFDLGTLDGMFRVAAFIVVGLVLLGMGANYARSLAAVDRGPANGEENASTMAKTQIDSKE
- the pafA gene encoding Pup--protein ligase, translated to MQRRIMGIETEFGVTCTFHGHRRLSPDEVARYLFRRVVSWGRSSNVFLRNGARLYLDVGSHPEYATAECDSLIQLVTHDRAGERVLEDLLIDAEQRLADEGIGGDIYLFKNNTDSAGNSYGCHENYLIVRAGEFSRISDVLLPFLVTRQLICGAGKVLQTPKAATFCLSQRAEHIWEGVSSATTRSRPIINTRDEPHADAEKYRRLHVIVGDSNMCESTTMLKVGSAALVLEMIEAGVPFRDFSLDNPIRAIREVSHDLTGRRPVRLAGGRQASALDIQREYYARAVEHLQNREPNTQLQQVVDLWGRQLDAVESQDFAKVDTEIDWVIKRKLFQRYQDRYDMELSDPKIAQLDLAYHDIKRGRGVFDLLQRKGLAARITTDEEIDEAVNTPPQTTRAKLRGEFIAAAQEAGRDFTVDWVHLKLNDQAQRTVLCKDPFRAVDERVKRLIASM
- a CDS encoding YafY family protein yields the protein MTTAKVERLMNLVIALLSTHGYITAERIRNSVAGYGDSPSDDAFSRMFERDKNELRDLGIPLETGRVSSLDPTEGYRINREAYALPDIELTADEAAVVAVATQLWQSPELVTATQGALLKLRAGGVDVEPDAGVPLSAPTGFPGLRGSEGVLPVLLAAINAGRVVEFDHRSSRTAPFTKRTVEPWGVVTHNGRWYLVGHDRDRNDTRTFRLSRMGTEVAAVGPANAVRPPEGVDLRAVVAKAVGEAPGGVQARVWVADGRATSLRRAGTATGTMTLGGRDGEVIELDTGPYGGLVREIAGHGADAVVLEPATLRDEVLARLRAAAGEIR
- the tatA gene encoding Sec-independent protein translocase subunit TatA, encoding MGALSPWHWAILIVVIVLLFGAKRLPDAARSLGKSMRIFKAEVKELQIDKPDPGPTQVQSERVADPVPNPDPNHTDARPA